A window of the Henckelia pumila isolate YLH828 chromosome 3, ASM3356847v2, whole genome shotgun sequence genome harbors these coding sequences:
- the LOC140892840 gene encoding pathogenesis-related protein PR-1, which produces MKTMHGFVLILLLMIITINRTKAVVTPQSYIQQFLGPQNAARAVLRLPPLVWDAKLANYAAWYANQRRVDCALQHSNGPYGENIFWGSGNAWTPVQASNAWVAERQGYKYRSNSCAYGMECGHYTQIVWRDTTRIGCARVVCHGGRGVFMTCNYDPPGNYIGEKPY; this is translated from the coding sequence atgaaaaccatGCATGGTTTTGTACTCATTCTCCTCTTGATGATCATCACAATAAATCGTACCAAGGCCGTTGTGACACCCCAAAGCTACATCCAACAATTCTTGGGTCCCCAAAACGCCGCCCGAGCGGTGCTGCGATTGCCGCCGTTGGTGTGGGATGCCAAGCTCGCAAACTACGCGGCATGGTACGCGAACCAAAGGCGTGTGGACTGTGCCTTACAGCACTCGAATGGGCCCTATGGCGAGAACATATTTTGGGGCAGCGGCAACGCGTGGACTCCGGTTCAAGCTTCCAACGCGTGGGTGGCGGAGAGGCAGGGGTACAAGTACCGGTCCAATTCTTGTGCCTATGGGATGGAATGCGGGCACTACACTCAGATTGTGTGGAGGGACACGACGAGAATCGGGTGTGCCCGAGTGGTTTGCCATGGTGGTCGAGGAGTTTTCATGACTTGTAATTATGATCCGCCGGGGAACTACATCGGAGAAAAGCcgtattaa